One region of Chryseobacterium muglaense genomic DNA includes:
- a CDS encoding NAD(P)-dependent alcohol dehydrogenase — protein sequence MNTFTVKAFGAESKTADLAEMSIERRETTSKDVEIEILYCGVCHSDLHTARNDWGGSKYPSVPGHEIIGKITKVGSEVSKFKVGDLAGVGCIVDSCGECNSCKHDLEQYCENGFTGTYNGKDEHLGGHTFGGYSQKVVVDAEHVLRIPDNLDLAAVAPLLCAGITTWSPLKHWNVGPDSKVAVVGLGGLGHMAIKLAKGLGAEVTLFSRTPGKTEDAKKLGADHVVISTDEEQMNSVKGKFDLIIDTVPYDHDVNPYITTLDINGTHVLVGFIGKMEESLFTPPMILGRKSVAGSVIGGIAETQEMLDFCGEHNIVSEIEIIKMQDINEAYERMLKSDVRYRFVIDMQSL from the coding sequence ATGAACACATTCACTGTAAAAGCTTTTGGAGCAGAATCTAAAACTGCCGATTTAGCAGAAATGAGCATCGAAAGAAGAGAGACAACATCAAAAGATGTAGAAATTGAAATTTTGTACTGCGGAGTTTGCCACTCTGATCTTCACACTGCAAGAAACGATTGGGGAGGATCGAAATACCCTTCTGTTCCCGGACATGAAATTATCGGAAAAATTACAAAAGTAGGAAGCGAAGTTTCTAAATTTAAAGTGGGTGATCTTGCCGGAGTTGGCTGTATCGTAGATTCTTGTGGAGAATGCAACAGTTGCAAACATGATTTGGAACAATACTGCGAAAACGGATTTACAGGAACTTACAATGGCAAAGATGAACACTTAGGAGGCCATACTTTTGGAGGATATTCTCAAAAAGTTGTAGTAGATGCGGAACATGTTTTAAGAATTCCTGACAATTTAGATTTAGCAGCCGTTGCACCGCTTCTTTGTGCAGGTATCACAACATGGTCACCTTTAAAACATTGGAATGTTGGTCCTGATTCTAAAGTTGCCGTTGTTGGTTTAGGTGGATTAGGACACATGGCTATTAAATTAGCAAAAGGTTTGGGCGCTGAAGTAACTTTATTCTCAAGAACTCCAGGAAAAACTGAAGATGCTAAAAAATTAGGCGCAGATCACGTGGTTATTTCGACTGATGAAGAGCAAATGAATTCTGTAAAAGGAAAATTTGATTTAATTATCGACACTGTACCTTACGATCATGATGTAAATCCTTATATCACTACTTTAGACATCAACGGAACTCATGTTTTAGTTGGATTTATCGGTAAAATGGAAGAAAGTCTGTTTACTCCACCAATGATTTTGGGAAGAAAATCGGTTGCAGGATCTGTGATTGGAGGTATTGCCGAAACTCAGGAAATGCTTGATTTCTGTGGTGAACATAACATTGTATCTGAAATTGAAATCATCAAAATGCAAGACATCAACGAAGCGTACGAAAGAATGCTGAAAAGCGATGTGAGATACCGTTTTGTAATTGATATGCAGTCTTTATAA
- a CDS encoding helix-turn-helix domain-containing protein: MENQEVEIYNSVSEYNKMLKHETLHPMVSVVDFSKSDPICQHMRQFGFYTVFLKDVMCGDMQYGKHSYDYQEGTLVFIAPGQTYGIYNAETYIQPAGFALIFHPDLLKGTNLGRNIRDYNFFSYDVHEALHLSEKEREIILECFKNIKLELEQAIDKHSKSLIVNNIELFLNYCMRFYDRQFITRDHINQNFIGKFEKSLDDYLKSDKPKNLGFPMVNYFAEQLNLSANYFGDLIKKELGISAQEFIHNKLIDVAKEQIFDASKSISQISYDLGFKYPQHFTRLFKSKVGVSPSEFKSLN, translated from the coding sequence ATGGAAAATCAGGAAGTCGAAATATACAATAGCGTTTCAGAATACAATAAAATGCTGAAGCATGAAACATTGCACCCGATGGTAAGTGTGGTAGATTTTTCTAAATCTGATCCTATTTGTCAGCATATGAGACAATTTGGTTTTTACACTGTTTTTCTGAAAGATGTGATGTGCGGCGACATGCAGTATGGAAAGCACAGCTATGATTATCAGGAAGGAACTTTGGTTTTCATCGCTCCGGGACAGACTTACGGGATTTACAATGCAGAAACTTATATTCAGCCTGCAGGTTTTGCATTGATTTTTCATCCTGATTTATTGAAAGGAACCAATTTGGGAAGAAACATCAGAGATTACAATTTCTTTTCTTACGATGTTCATGAGGCGTTACACCTTTCAGAAAAAGAAAGGGAAATTATTTTAGAATGCTTTAAAAATATAAAACTTGAGCTCGAGCAAGCCATTGATAAACATAGCAAATCACTAATTGTTAATAATATTGAATTGTTTTTGAATTATTGCATGCGTTTCTACGACCGTCAGTTTATTACGAGAGATCACATCAATCAGAATTTTATCGGGAAGTTTGAAAAATCTTTAGATGATTATTTAAAGTCTGATAAGCCAAAAAATCTTGGCTTTCCGATGGTTAATTATTTTGCAGAACAACTTAATCTTTCAGCGAATTATTTTGGGGATTTGATTAAAAAAGAGCTCGGGATTTCTGCTCAGGAATTTATTCACAATAAACTGATTGATGTGGCGAAAGAACAGATTTTTGACGCTTCAAAATCTATCAGTCAAATTTCATATGATTTAGGATTTAAATATCCACAGCATTTTACAAGACTGTTCAAAAGTAAAGTCGGCGTTTCACCAAGCGAGTTTAAATCTCTGAATTAA